The window ACACTATATCATTCTTCCAGAAGCTTtacaaattattcatattttatataacaagCCCATCTTCAAATAAtctctttcttttttgttttgttttatatacACCATTCAAAAGGAAGAAACTCTCATTTTACCATTCAACTTTACCGAAATCGTCACATGTTAGCAACGATCATCCAAAGGCGCCATTTAAGTTTCTACCACTTGGGGTGTAACTagaattggattttaggtttaTATGGCTTCTTGGTTATTTACTTTGTTTGAggtcattaaatatatatatttataatcaagattttataattaattgttcaTTGACATTCCAGAGAGAAAGatatcaaagaagaagaaaaaaaaaacttatagaATGGGTGGTTTAAATCATGCATGCATTCAGCAaagtaatgatgatgatataaTTGCCAAAGAAAAAGTTTGTGGACCCAAAAGTAAACGTGAAAAGATGGGGTTTAGAGATTAAATTCACATGCAGAAAATactgaaaatgaaagaaagccATCATCTAAAATAAGCCAGCAGCCCTATCCACTTACCTATTATGGTCCCCAAAAGATCATGCTAACCATTAGGATGATAAACACGGTACTGAACGAAAGTTGCTTAACACAGTTACATTGCAAAATTTCCAAAGAAACAATTCATTTGCATCACTCATCAAACCAAATCATAGTCAAGTTGCAAAAACCAATACAAAACCATGGTTtctattttgtgtttggttatGCCCTCCCTTTTATCGTTTAATTTCAACTGAACAAAACCAAACCATGATTTCTGCTTACAACCGTGACTCCTTTCGATGAGAAGCAATATATATGTTCTCGTGAGTTTACTTTATATACAAGTAGTAAACTAAAAATAAGTAAATCCACTGTGCAACAATAGCACAGTAATAGTCAAAATAGAGGAGATATGTTATTCAGAAACCTTGGAGGAGCCTGAACAAAATTGGCATGTCAACAAGCTAGAATTAGGTCGGTCGACGACATAGCCTTCTCAACCGCACTTTCTCCTGAATCAGAAAAACAGATCATGTGCATTAGtttactataattaattaattctagtTTAGCCAAATCTAATTAACCACTAAAAAACGTGTGTTTAGCTGTCTGGGGATGATGAGTAATTGCCTCGGTTTCGTCCTGCAAGTATTGAATCGAGAATATACACCTACAACCCCGAATGTCATGCATCCTTCTCTGGATAGATACAATAGTAGCATCATAGTATTTGGCTTGATATCTCCTCTcctgattattattattattattactgttATTATTAGCATAGTATTCAATATCAAACATGTTATAAGTTCTCAGTGAGAAAAACAGGCATATGATTTACCTGGAAGCAAATAACTGTATCACCTACTTCAATTTTCCCGCATTCTGAATGTTCCAAGGGAACAGAACGTTCTCGTAAAGCCTTCACACTTACCCACTCATCTTCCTCTGCTCCAAAACCAATATATCTCACATGAACTTCCTGCAGCATTTAGATTATTAACTACTACACGTGTTTGAAATTAGAAGAGATGGATACAGATGAAGacaaaaaacaaatacaattaaatGGTTTGGTTATGTTGCAGTATATACTGAAATTCCGCTGCTATTAAACACAAATACTGCAGATTCAAGGAGAATTCTCGGTGTGGCCAGTAAAAAGAGACCTTGTTTCAGCATTGACTTGTTAATAGTATGCTATACCAAAGCTAGGAACCAAACAGAGCAAGCATAAAGAACTTCTATCATAGTTTTGTTTCAGTGGATTCAATCATATCGATCTGATCTTATTAATCACTTACGGTTTCACCCGAACTAAGAACCCTGTGGCCCAAAAATATATCAACATCGTACCTACATGGTCAAGATGAAGATTTCAGAATTTTGAAAGTTCTGGAAAGCTCAAACCAGTGCCATTTATCAGTTAATGTTGATTGTGTGCAAACTTACCATGCCCCATCCCGTCTTGACAGAGCCTCAAATTGAACTTCTAACAGATCTCGAACCTTGTTGCCTGAGGCTAAAAGCATTTTATTCAATAGAATTTAAAGATATAGCCTCTGGAGAAATAAAGTCCCTCGACGACACTTGACAGACAAAATAGAAGTACTGAATCTAAGCTATAAAGAAAGACATgagatttgtattaaaaaatagaGTATGTTCAGTTCAAACTCATACCGGGATCTTGTGCATCTTGAGAGTCTTTAAGTGGACCATTTGAAGGGCTTGCTTCAGGGACAGCAGACACCTTCTCGGGAAGATTGGGTGAAGTAGAAATCTTAAGTGGATTGAGTTCCTGCCAATCTTGGAACCAACTATGCACCTGAAGAACAAATTCAACAAGAAGAATATCCAGAAGATAAGAGTAATAATAGAAGTAGAGAACAATAACCATTGACTAAGAACCTCAATCCACTTCACAGGTGCTTGCCCTGCACGACCTTTGGAGCAGCTACAAATAAGTAAAGTAACATGTGAAGAAATGGATCGAATTAGAACTTGTTTGGCTAATTCTCAGTATAGACAACTATAGAACCTTCCAGATATAAATAAACCAATCAATGCTTACTTGAAACTTCTTGCAATCTTTTTACAGAACTCTTTGTTGAGACAAAACTCCCCAGATTCATCATAAAGTTTCTCCATTTTTTCAATCTGCTTAGTACAAATTTGAAGCAAAGTTAAATCCTTTATCAATACCAGAAAAATGACAACAACAAAGATATCTTGACTGAGCATTAACAGCATTCACAGAAAATCGACTCTGTCTATTAATCATAACCAATCAACTTCTAAAAGAAGACGAACTGAAGTTGAAAATGCACCATAGTATACAGGCAACTAATTAGTAAAATGTAATCTTTCATACAGGGTATGAATAAAACCTCAGATGCAGTAAAGCCAGAGAAGATTCTCCTGTCTCTTGAACGAAGACGATCCATAATAAATGCGGATATCAGACAGAGAAGACCTCCGTCGTCGTCGTCTCTATTCCAGAAAAACCCTAACCCTTTGCAGCCGCTGCTATGACTttgagaaagagagaaatagTTGGCCAAGCCACTCCCAAATCAACAAAAAGACACCAGTTTTTGGTATGGTAAGGTAAGGTAAAGACGCCTCCCCTTTCTCAAGTGTATTATCGTTGTCAGGTAGCCACCACCCTACTGTTAAGAAATGGCCGCCCTTTTCATCACTGGTGGCTCGCCTGAACAAACCGTGAAGAGTTTTGTGGGCTGGGCGGACGAggccattttttattattattattattatttttaaaatatattataaagggtcaaataaatagttacatatataaaaataaaaaataaagacacTTTTAAGAAATATACATTTTATCCATGGTttaaaaaataccaaaaaaaaaatttatgtttaccTCCAGCAAATTTTAGATCAATGTTGTTGTGCCAACCTTAAgtcaacaataattaaaaaaaaaaaacatttctaaaacgttgacatttttttaatactaaaagttacgttttcaattaaaattaaaatattttatgtatcaTAGTTAGGGAACTAAATTAGAGTTTGaaaaaattcctaaaaaaaatatgaaaagtgagaaggaaaaatataataaaataatatgaaaaaggttttcgttttgaaaaaaaataaaattcctaaAACACTAGTATTAAATGttttatctcaaaaatattataaataaaaaaaataacatttataatataaaaaataattaaataaaattcaaaatgttaAATAGTACAAAATCTTGCTATTTTGGAGTGACTTaaccaaaaaaacaaattaagtaaTGTGAGAAAACAAAATCTATGCtggataaattttttaaattaatattaataatattggatttattaatttagagttattaatttatcaataaattattaatttaaaaagtttttatcTAATTCAACGTATAAtttatatgagtaatgataagGAACGTGGGTCCGCGAAAACAGAATATTCCCTTAAAACACCGAatattctctcttcttattaattaatttatttgtctctacaattaattaatttatttctctttctctctcactaattaattaatttatctctctcatctctaattaatttatttaaaccatacactctaaaccctaaattttaaaccctaaatcctaaaccctaattaatatctcttatttttatttttatttagttgaattataaatttatcaaagaaataagtgaaaaaaaataattaaatagaaaataattaatcgtgagaatagaaatattagataaacatttataagtaataaaactaaaaaaatattaataagtcaataaaaaaataataaaaagaaagaaaaaaaagacataaagattaaataaaa is drawn from Impatiens glandulifera chromosome 3, dImpGla2.1, whole genome shotgun sequence and contains these coding sequences:
- the LOC124931496 gene encoding protein SAWADEE HOMEODOMAIN HOMOLOG 1-like isoform X1; this encodes MDRLRSRDRRIFSGFTASEIEKMEKLYDESGEFCLNKEFCKKIARSFNCSKGRAGQAPVKWIEVHSWFQDWQELNPLKISTSPNLPEKVSAVPEASPSNGPLKDSQDAQDPASGNKVRDLLEVQFEALSRRDGAWYDVDIFLGHRVLSSGETEVHVRYIGFGAEEDEWVSVKALRERSVPLEHSECGKIEVGDTVICFQERRYQAKYYDATIVSIQRRMHDIRGCRCIFSIQYLQDETEEKVRLRRLCRRPT
- the LOC124931496 gene encoding protein SAWADEE HOMEODOMAIN HOMOLOG 1-like isoform X2 gives rise to the protein MDRLRSRDRRIFSGFTASEIEKMEKLYDESGEFCLNKEFCKKIARSFNCSKGRAGQAPVKWIEVHSWFQDWQELNPLKISTSPNLPEKVSAVPEASPSNGPLKDSQDAQDPGNKVRDLLEVQFEALSRRDGAWYDVDIFLGHRVLSSGETEVHVRYIGFGAEEDEWVSVKALRERSVPLEHSECGKIEVGDTVICFQERRYQAKYYDATIVSIQRRMHDIRGCRCIFSIQYLQDETEEKVRLRRLCRRPT